Proteins from a single region of Anastrepha ludens isolate Willacy chromosome 5, idAnaLude1.1, whole genome shotgun sequence:
- the LOC128863647 gene encoding protein lev-9 isoform X5, protein MNKLLVNFLVVTVLIYKVISVPTQTQTEVPQDDEDEDWDEDDDSSEVDDDGRVYKNPRNSPSTECPRDEEQATLLGQKCLRKCSSDEDCKSKKKKCLCDGVCGMSCIKPDRECPELAQPSLGQVSVAGRHFGARATYSCPHGYHVVGLQSRLCQADGNWAGAEPACKQNIYCLKPPQIEHARHSALPEQETFDLDSTVQYHCHTGYVTNGFPRAKCLAIDGQASWYGPDIQCEPRSCGQPPDPAYGWHAGECYTFGCKISYNCGNNYELVGKHERYCQSDGSWVPKELPTCVSKNDNNTVVANKPL, encoded by the exons ATGAATAAACTGCTGGTCAATTTCTTGGTGGTGACAGTTCTCATATATAAAG TTATTTCCGTACCAACACAAACGCAAACAGAGGTTCCTCAAGATGACGAAGATGAAGATTGGGATGAAGATGATGACTCGTCTGAGGTTGATGATGATGGACGAGTATACAAGAATCCTAGAAATTCACCATCCACTGAATGTCCCAGAGATGAAGAGCAGGCAACACTTCTTgggcaaaaatgtttaagaaaatgcTCCTCGGATGAGGAttgtaaaagtaaaaagaaaaagtgcCTATGTGACGGTGTATGTGGAATGTCCTGTATCAAGCCAG ATAGAGAATGCCCTGAGTTGGCGCAACCTTCACTAGGCCAGGTATCCGTTGCAGGCAGGCATTTCGGAGCGCGTGCCACGTATTCATGCCCCCATGGTTATCATGTTGTCGGACTACAAAGTCGTCTCTGTCAAGCGGATGGAAATTGGGCGGGAGCCGAACCAGCTTGCAAGCAAAATA TTTACTGTCTCAAGCCACCGCAAATAGAGCACGCCCGCCATTCCGCCTTGCCCGAGCAGGAGACCTTCGATCTCGACTCTACGGTTCAATATCATTGTCACACTGGTTACGTCACAAATGGATTTCCTCGCGCTAAATGTCTTGCTATTGATGGTCAGGCCAGCTGGTACGGACCGGATATACAATGCGAAC CAAGATCTTGTGGACAACCACCGGATCCAGCTTACGGCTGGCACGCTGGCGAGTGCTACACCTTCGGTTGTAAGATTAGTTACAATTGTGGCAACAACTATGAATTGGTGGGCAAACATGAGCGCTATTGCCAGTCAGATGGATCCTGGGTGCCAAAGGAACTGCCCACATGTGttt cgaaaaatgataataataccGTCGTAGCAAACAAACCACTATAA